A genomic window from Pseudanabaena yagii GIHE-NHR1 includes:
- a CDS encoding PIN domain-containing protein, with translation MDTYLVDTHALAWFIAADKRLSPLAEQILNQAQEGEVQILIPTLVLAELTHITEKGKVKVSVEEILQQINRGDGFTVVAQQFSL, from the coding sequence ATGGATACTTATTTGGTTGACACTCATGCTCTAGCTTGGTTTATTGCCGCAGATAAACGATTATCACCTTTGGCTGAGCAGATTCTTAATCAGGCGCAAGAGGGTGAGGTTCAAATTCTAATTCCAACTTTAGTTTTGGCTGAACTTACGCATATTACTGAAAAGGGGAAAGTAAAAGTCTCGGTTGAGGAGATTTTACAACAAATTAATCGAGGGGATGGATTTACGGTAGTGGCTCAGCAATTCTCATTATGA
- a CDS encoding DEAD/DEAH box helicase yields MSELRDYQKRVIDEIYETWRMGKRAILLAMPTGSGKTRTFSELAKHFYDRHQRVLLLVHREELLWQAKNTLEKTLRSPVGIIKADQPMHLAHPVQCASVQTLVKRLAKQEIDLGEISLVIVDEAHLSLAPSYLKILSYFTEALILGVTATPSRLDGRGFDRLYEALVVGPSVSELIWRGFLADYDVLAPESFLPTEEGIRIAGGDFNSADLAERIDRRYVAGCAVDAYLRHAHSKRCVVFAINLDHSKAIAERYRTAGIAAEHIDGETIPKERQAILERFRSGETNVLCNVNLFTEGFDVPEIEVIQLCRPTKSVALHLQMLGRGLRPKGGRKALVIDHAGNCLRLGGAKAERNWTLQGLVEEVPELEPVVEVFTEEPITVIAKPQIDLPNFPKRRVEIYETDADFYNIPTHTELETHLAQQTYRQPTQSRPIANRLSRSPLDSPQPQPRPAAPNRKVATRPSRKVSSTGRSNRPNRQLSPLQKVSKAAIELAEMLENILVWVWRSWFPPKRQKIDVSRKYKRQ; encoded by the coding sequence ATGTCCGAACTAAGAGACTATCAAAAACGGGTCATCGACGAGATTTATGAAACTTGGCGCATGGGCAAACGGGCTATCTTGCTAGCCATGCCCACAGGCTCAGGCAAAACCCGCACTTTTAGCGAACTCGCCAAACATTTTTACGATCGCCATCAGCGTGTTCTCCTATTAGTTCATCGTGAAGAACTCCTCTGGCAAGCAAAAAATACTTTAGAAAAAACTTTGCGATCGCCCGTTGGCATCATCAAAGCCGATCAGCCCATGCACCTAGCACATCCTGTGCAATGTGCCTCCGTACAAACCTTGGTGAAACGCCTTGCAAAGCAAGAAATAGATCTAGGTGAAATTTCTCTTGTGATTGTTGATGAAGCGCACCTTTCCCTTGCCCCAAGCTATTTAAAAATTTTGAGTTACTTTACCGAAGCCTTAATTTTGGGCGTTACGGCTACACCTTCGCGACTGGATGGTAGAGGATTTGATCGCCTTTACGAAGCATTGGTCGTTGGCCCCTCCGTATCCGAATTGATTTGGCGCGGATTTCTCGCTGATTATGATGTGCTTGCACCTGAAAGCTTTTTACCTACAGAAGAAGGGATTCGGATTGCAGGGGGTGATTTTAATTCAGCGGACTTAGCAGAGCGCATTGATCGTCGCTATGTAGCTGGTTGTGCTGTCGATGCATATTTGCGTCACGCCCACTCAAAGCGCTGTGTCGTATTTGCGATCAATTTAGACCATTCCAAAGCGATCGCCGAACGCTACCGAACCGCAGGCATTGCCGCCGAACATATCGATGGTGAAACTATCCCCAAAGAGCGTCAAGCGATCCTCGAACGCTTTCGCTCTGGCGAAACTAACGTACTCTGTAATGTCAATTTGTTCACTGAAGGCTTTGATGTTCCCGAAATCGAAGTAATCCAGCTTTGTCGCCCCACTAAGTCCGTGGCTCTGCATTTGCAAATGCTCGGTCGCGGCTTACGTCCCAAGGGTGGACGCAAAGCACTAGTTATCGATCACGCAGGTAACTGTTTACGTTTAGGTGGAGCCAAGGCAGAACGGAATTGGACATTGCAGGGTTTAGTAGAAGAAGTTCCTGAGCTAGAACCAGTTGTAGAAGTCTTCACAGAAGAACCTATTACCGTTATTGCAAAACCACAAATTGATTTACCCAATTTCCCTAAGCGTCGTGTCGAAATTTATGAAACCGATGCCGATTTCTACAACATCCCCACTCATACTGAACTCGAAACTCATCTAGCTCAACAAACCTATCGTCAACCTACTCAATCAAGACCTATTGCAAATAGACTGTCGCGATCGCCATTAGACTCGCCTCAGCCCCAGCCACGTCCAGCCGCTCCAAACCGCAAGGTTGCCACCCGTCCATCTCGAAAGGTATCTTCAACAGGTCGATCAAACCGACCAAACCGCCAATTATCGCCTCTGCAAAAAGTCAGTAAAGCAGCGATCGAGCTAGCGGAAATGCTCGAAAATATTCTGGTTTGGGTGTGGCGATCGTGGTTTCCACCTAAGCGTCAAAAGATCGATGTATCTCGTAAATACAAACGTCAGTAA
- a CDS encoding DNA polymerase III subunit alpha: MTGFVGLHVHTEYSLLDGASQIPDLVSRAVELGMPAIALTDHGVMYGAIELIKTCKSKGIKPIIGNEMYVLNGDITKQYKKGDKDGKKYHQCVLAKDTQGYRNLVKLTSISHLQGFQGKGIFARPCISKDYLLQYKEGLILTSGCLAGEVPQAIMKGDPEEARRVAAWYKEHFGDDYYLEIQDHGYPEDRIVNVEIFKIARELDIRVIATNDSHFTSCSDVEAHDALLCIQTGKLISDEKRLRYSGMEYLKSYDEMKQLFRDHLEDELIEEALANTLHAANKVKPYDLMRDPRAADYPIPEGHTADTYFEEVTWQGLLQRFNVKTHAEIPQNYQERLRFELGIIMQMGFATYFLVVWDYIKYARDKQIPVGPGRGSAAGSLVAYSLGITNIDPIHHGLLFERFLNPERKSMPDIDTDFCIDHRGELIDYVTQRYGQERVAQIVTFNRLTSKAVLKDVGRVLDVSYSEADKMAKMIPVSRGKPAKLKVMISEESPAPEFRDRYKQDAKVFEWLDMAMRIEGVNKSSGVHAAGVVISPFPLDEVVPLQRSNEGQVVTQYTMEDLESLGLLKMDFLGLRNLTTIEHTSKLIRDNQDPQFHIDAIAPDMSTEANQKTYKLLEKGDLEGVFQLESSGMKQIVKDLKPSNIEDISSILALYRPGPLDAGLIPKFINRKHGREAIEYQHHTLEPILNNTYGVLCYQEQIMKMAQELAGYSLGAADLLRRAMGKKKPEEMEKQRSIFLDGCAKNGIRKEISNDLFDQMVLFAEYCLSYDTLVRTVEYGLMPIGKIVEHQIECQVYSIDENGFVYTQPIAQWHDRGNQEVFEYELENGDRIKATKDHKFMTTDGEMLAIDEIFEKGLDLLCYNNDQD; this comes from the coding sequence ATGACTGGATTTGTTGGATTACACGTTCATACCGAGTACAGCCTGCTTGATGGGGCAAGCCAAATTCCTGATCTAGTTAGCCGTGCGGTGGAATTGGGGATGCCTGCGATCGCCTTGACCGATCATGGTGTGATGTATGGGGCGATCGAACTCATCAAAACCTGCAAATCTAAGGGAATTAAGCCAATTATTGGCAATGAAATGTATGTCCTCAATGGGGATATTACTAAGCAATATAAGAAAGGAGACAAAGACGGCAAAAAATATCACCAATGCGTTCTCGCTAAAGATACACAGGGCTATCGTAATCTCGTCAAATTAACTTCTATTTCCCATTTACAAGGCTTTCAAGGGAAAGGAATCTTTGCGCGTCCCTGCATCAGCAAAGATTATCTTCTGCAATACAAAGAAGGTTTGATACTTACTTCGGGATGTTTAGCAGGAGAAGTCCCACAGGCAATTATGAAAGGTGATCCCGAAGAAGCGCGACGGGTGGCAGCTTGGTATAAGGAGCATTTTGGCGATGATTATTATTTAGAAATTCAAGATCATGGCTATCCTGAAGATCGGATTGTGAATGTGGAGATTTTCAAGATTGCAAGGGAATTAGATATTCGCGTAATTGCGACTAATGATTCTCACTTCACCTCCTGTTCCGATGTGGAAGCCCATGATGCGTTGCTCTGTATCCAAACAGGAAAGCTGATTTCCGATGAGAAGCGCCTTCGCTATAGCGGTATGGAATATCTCAAGTCCTATGATGAGATGAAGCAGCTATTTCGCGATCACTTGGAAGATGAGTTAATTGAGGAAGCTCTCGCGAATACTCTCCATGCCGCCAATAAGGTCAAGCCCTACGACCTCATGCGCGATCCCCGTGCCGCAGACTATCCGATTCCTGAAGGACATACTGCCGACACCTATTTTGAAGAGGTCACATGGCAAGGCTTGCTCCAAAGATTTAATGTCAAAACCCATGCTGAAATTCCCCAAAACTATCAAGAGCGTCTACGCTTTGAATTGGGAATTATCATGCAAATGGGCTTTGCGACTTACTTCCTTGTGGTGTGGGACTATATCAAATATGCTAGAGATAAACAGATTCCTGTAGGTCCGGGGCGTGGTAGTGCGGCGGGTTCTCTCGTTGCATATTCCTTAGGAATTACGAATATTGACCCGATCCATCATGGACTTCTCTTTGAGAGATTTCTCAATCCTGAACGGAAGTCGATGCCTGATATTGATACGGACTTCTGTATCGATCACCGTGGCGAATTGATTGATTATGTGACTCAGCGCTATGGACAGGAAAGGGTCGCGCAGATTGTTACCTTTAACCGCTTAACTTCTAAAGCTGTGCTTAAGGATGTTGGACGAGTGCTAGATGTGTCCTACAGCGAAGCCGACAAGATGGCGAAGATGATTCCTGTGTCGCGTGGCAAACCTGCGAAGTTAAAGGTGATGATTTCGGAGGAGTCGCCAGCACCAGAATTTCGCGATCGCTATAAGCAAGATGCCAAAGTCTTTGAATGGCTAGACATGGCGATGCGGATCGAAGGCGTGAACAAAAGTTCGGGCGTTCATGCGGCAGGGGTGGTGATTTCGCCTTTTCCATTAGATGAAGTTGTACCCTTGCAGCGAAGCAATGAAGGACAGGTAGTCACGCAATACACAATGGAAGATTTGGAATCTTTAGGTCTATTAAAAATGGACTTCTTAGGATTACGGAACTTAACCACGATTGAGCATACGAGTAAGCTAATTCGCGACAATCAAGATCCGCAATTTCATATCGATGCGATCGCCCCTGATATGTCTACGGAGGCAAATCAAAAAACCTATAAGCTCTTAGAAAAAGGCGATCTCGAAGGTGTCTTCCAATTAGAATCGTCAGGCATGAAGCAGATCGTAAAGGATCTCAAACCTTCCAATATTGAAGATATTTCTTCAATTCTAGCGCTCTATCGTCCCGGACCTTTAGATGCAGGGCTAATTCCGAAGTTCATTAATCGTAAGCATGGACGAGAAGCGATCGAGTATCAGCACCATACCCTAGAACCTATACTGAACAACACTTACGGAGTTCTCTGTTACCAAGAGCAGATCATGAAGATGGCTCAGGAATTGGCGGGCTATTCTCTTGGTGCTGCGGACTTATTGCGGCGGGCGATGGGTAAAAAGAAACCTGAAGAAATGGAAAAACAGCGTTCTATTTTCCTTGATGGTTGCGCGAAAAATGGAATTAGAAAAGAAATTTCTAACGATCTCTTTGATCAGATGGTTCTCTTTGCCGAGTATTGTCTTAGCTACGATACTTTAGTGCGAACTGTGGAATATGGCTTAATGCCGATCGGTAAAATCGTGGAGCATCAAATCGAATGTCAGGTTTACAGTATTGATGAGAATGGATTTGTCTATACACAACCCATTGCTCAATGGCACGATCGCGGCAATCAAGAGGTCTTTGAGTATGAGTTAGAAAATGGCGATCGCATTAAAGCTACTAAGGATCATAAATTTATGACCACTGACGGTGAGATGCTAGCGATCGATGAGATTTTTGAGAAAGGATTAGATTTGCTTTGTTACAATAACGATCAAGACTAA
- a CDS encoding Uma2 family endonuclease: MTVTTTRKITFEEYLTYDDGTDKRYDFNDGELIEVTPATVLHNDVMMFLAFFLQSLVQQYQLPYCVRVNSTEIFNGKRTRRPDVLVMTLEQKRGLGNQPDMLYEPCLLVIEIVSPTCRTVDTVEKREEYAQFGIPEYWIVDFLLGTFSVLSLVNGTYIEKVYRENDQVISNIFPKLSLSMNQVMADR; this comes from the coding sequence ATGACTGTTACCACTACTAGAAAAATCACCTTTGAAGAATATTTGACCTATGATGACGGCACTGACAAGCGTTATGACTTTAATGATGGAGAACTAATTGAAGTGACTCCAGCAACGGTTTTACATAACGATGTGATGATGTTCTTGGCGTTTTTTTTGCAGTCATTGGTTCAGCAATATCAATTACCTTACTGTGTACGTGTTAACAGCACTGAAATATTTAATGGTAAACGCACACGCCGACCTGATGTATTGGTGATGACTCTAGAGCAGAAACGAGGATTAGGTAATCAGCCTGATATGTTGTATGAGCCTTGCCTATTGGTAATTGAGATTGTTAGTCCAACTTGTCGTACTGTGGATACTGTAGAAAAGCGCGAAGAATATGCTCAATTTGGTATTCCTGAATATTGGATTGTCGATTTTCTCTTAGGTACTTTTTCTGTACTTAGTTTAGTAAATGGAACTTATATTGAGAAGGTTTACCGAGAGAATGACCAAGTTATTTCTAATATTTTTCCTAAGCTAAGTTTGTCCATGAATCAGGTTATGGCAGACAGATGA
- a CDS encoding tetratricopeptide repeat protein, giving the protein MLYEKASVDFDTWLRQIFLKNKSLKNSQLRVVTAGRYQLLKKEGWSDLITGERLVQELPLREFEKDKVKNYLEKIGITDRREIDKFYKRTNGLPFHLHLIAQQKEQGIAIDSDEAIEKRLLGKLTEIQQKLIKYASCCRWFDRSAITSLANWQGLDFAKGVDPNLNCFDWLKDRDFVEFTGSNGRYRLGDVARDIIHFSLEPNERKEIHAHLQQYFEDLADQEVPPELWDGEKYESSVWCAYTAEAMYHAFFNLRRDGWQVYFLKHFFASRYFNQFEVMDTPAFAALASDAEFDDNHLLPQENKKFLESVKLLLPVGWLLVNSPPHTEVEIDEVSLPKALLERIENAIKKSLEKVDALPDGLSKFIALICKCLRAHRTRVFDIAKQAEAQVNLFEPKIEAIYRSQLFLEVGNLFNSLEQYEEAITDFDKAIELNPNYVKAWFNRGIAKGNLKRHKEAIADFDKVIELNPNHVKGWVNRGTAKGNLQRYEESISDYDKAIQINPNYAEAWSFQGGMKENLQRYEEAIADYDKAIELNPNYAEAWSFRGDAKENLQRYEEAIADHDKAIELNPNFAQAWSKRGIALTRLGKYDQALEHFNHAMYLDPNEIQFQINRGVLFAWMGRYQEAVRECEQVLQQNPYDVDALYGMSCCYALQRNIDESLKYLALAINQQPEETKNRAKKDPEFDGIREHLVIYAIAQL; this is encoded by the coding sequence TTGCTGTATGAAAAGGCATCGGTCGATTTTGATACTTGGCTCAGACAGATATTTCTCAAAAATAAATCTCTTAAGAATAGCCAGCTTAGGGTAGTGACGGCGGGGCGATATCAACTACTAAAAAAAGAAGGCTGGAGTGATTTGATCACTGGGGAGCGATTGGTGCAGGAATTGCCGTTGAGGGAGTTTGAGAAGGATAAGGTCAAGAACTACCTAGAAAAAATTGGGATTACGGATAGGCGGGAGATTGATAAATTTTATAAAAGAACTAATGGTTTGCCTTTCCATTTGCATCTCATCGCGCAACAAAAGGAGCAGGGTATTGCCATTGATAGTGATGAGGCGATTGAAAAGCGCTTACTGGGGAAGCTAACCGAAATCCAGCAAAAACTGATCAAGTATGCGTCTTGTTGTCGATGGTTTGATCGATCAGCGATCACGAGTTTAGCTAATTGGCAGGGGCTAGACTTTGCGAAGGGTGTCGATCCTAATCTTAATTGTTTTGATTGGCTAAAAGATCGCGACTTTGTGGAATTTACAGGAAGCAATGGGCGCTATCGTTTAGGTGATGTGGCACGGGATATCATTCACTTTTCTTTAGAGCCTAATGAGCGTAAAGAAATTCACGCGCACTTACAGCAATATTTTGAGGATCTGGCTGACCAAGAAGTACCACCTGAGCTTTGGGATGGGGAAAAGTACGAGAGTTCTGTTTGGTGTGCATATACTGCCGAGGCGATGTATCACGCATTTTTTAATTTGCGGCGCGATGGTTGGCAAGTTTATTTCCTAAAACATTTTTTTGCTTCACGTTATTTCAACCAATTTGAAGTTATGGACACACCTGCATTTGCGGCGCTTGCTTCGGATGCAGAATTTGATGACAATCATCTCCTACCGCAGGAGAACAAAAAGTTTTTGGAGAGCGTAAAACTGTTATTGCCTGTAGGCTGGTTGTTAGTCAATTCCCCACCACACACTGAGGTTGAAATTGATGAAGTTAGTTTGCCAAAAGCTTTATTAGAAAGAATTGAAAATGCGATCAAGAAATCCTTAGAAAAGGTTGATGCTTTGCCTGATGGACTCTCAAAATTTATTGCCTTGATTTGCAAGTGTTTACGCGCTCATCGAACTAGAGTATTTGACATTGCCAAACAAGCAGAAGCACAAGTTAATCTCTTTGAACCAAAAATTGAAGCAATTTATCGCAGTCAACTTTTTCTAGAAGTTGGCAATTTGTTTAATTCTTTAGAGCAATATGAAGAAGCAATCACCGATTTTGATAAAGCAATTGAGCTAAATCCCAACTATGTTAAAGCTTGGTTTAATCGAGGTATTGCAAAAGGTAATCTAAAAAGGCATAAAGAAGCGATTGCTGATTTTGACAAAGTAATTGAGCTAAATCCTAACCATGTCAAAGGGTGGGTTAATCGAGGTACAGCAAAGGGAAATCTACAAAGGTATGAAGAATCGATCTCTGATTATGACAAAGCGATTCAGATAAATCCCAACTATGCTGAAGCTTGGTCGTTTCAAGGTGGGATGAAAGAAAATCTACAAAGGTATGAAGAAGCTATCGCTGATTATGACAAAGCAATTGAGCTAAATCCTAACTATGCTGAAGCTTGGTCGTTTCGAGGTGATGCAAAAGAAAATCTACAAAGGTATGAAGAAGCTATCGCTGATCATGATAAAGCAATTGAGCTAAATCCTAACTTTGCTCAAGCTTGGTCTAAGAGAGGAATTGCTTTAACTAGACTTGGAAAATATGACCAAGCCCTTGAACATTTCAATCATGCTATGTATCTAGACCCCAATGAAATACAGTTTCAAATCAATCGAGGAGTCTTGTTTGCTTGGATGGGCAGATATCAGGAAGCAGTTAGAGAATGCGAACAAGTATTACAACAAAATCCTTATGATGTTGATGCTTTATATGGAATGTCTTGCTGCTATGCCTTACAGCGCAACATTGATGAGTCTCTCAAATATCTTGCTCTAGCAATCAATCAACAACCTGAAGAAACAAAAAATCGAGCCAAAAAAGATCCTGAATTTGATGGCATTAGAGAGCATCTGGTTATTTATGCGATCGCGCAACTCTAA